CTGACCTAAGTAGTACTGAACAAAGTTGTATTCGTACCCAATCAATGACAAGAGGAAACCGATATTGAACAAAAGTTGACCACCAGAGGTGTATTTCAAGGCTCCGTACAAATCAGCACCAATAAACCCAAACCAGGAGCCAATCAATGCtaaaaataaaacaactGCTCCGCCAATAAACACCAAGGGAACAATGGCGTTGATCTGTTTGTCTTCTGTTCTGAAGATGTGGTGGATTTCAGGTTTGTAACCGATTCTGGGCTTTTCATGATACTTGGCCGTAGCCCTGAACTCTTCGGTAGGCACAATCTCAACAAGCTGTTTCACCAAATTTTTGCCGGAGCTAGCTGGATCAGCAAtaatcaacttcaaattcaacttctccttgatcttcaagactTCTGGGAATTTACTGGCTGGCAAAGAGAATTTTATTTCGCTAGAGCTGGTGAAACCAGGAACGAAATGAGCAGCCAAGGCCGAGTCTTCAACACTGCtcaaaaccaaaaccaACTGCTGGGGTCTTTTATCCAAGACTTCCTTCAATTGCAAACTGATCTCGATCTTATCCTTTGGTGAGTCTACACTCAAGTGTTTGATTTCCTGGGTCATGAACTCGCCGAAAAAGACCGATTGGTCATTGAGCTTGATGGAACCCTCAGAAATCGTGTATGCCATAGCAGCTGCCCCTAATTGGCAAATAACTGCAACTATAATAGACAACTTCATTTTGTTTTACCTGTTTCAATGATTGCTGGCCTGAAAAGAAGCTCGTTCATGGTATTTTTCAGGCACGCTATTTTGACGTGGTCGGTTGTATTTACAGAGGGCCTGTATATAGAAATGATTAGGATTGAATTTGTAAAATTAAGTCCCAATTAAAATGGAATCATTCTGTCTCTGAGGTGATTTTCACCTTCTGTACTTTAAGATAATGGCCAATTGTATGCTCTTTCATACTTGTATCCAGTTCATCTAAGttgacttcttccagtTTTTACAATTTAAGTTGCAACTTTAGTCGCGCACTAACCGATTTCTGGAGCAgttctacaatttctagATCGAGAAATGGCTACGTTTTATGGCTTCAATCACTTTACTGATTGTGGTCtacaagtcttcttcaactcaaCAAAATGTCCCCAATCGTATCCAAACTCTCGTCAATCTTTATTCCCTTCTTAATTATTTTGATCATACTCAGCAACAACGATCTACAAGCCCATCATCATGTTGTCTTGTTTCTTTACTTAGTTGACACCATCAATAGACGCATTTAAATAAAATAGAATAGAAACAGCCTACGAGGTTAAGGACTCATTCAACACCTTCTTCGCGACATTTTCAAGACGAAttgttgtcttttcttccatacTTTCCTGTTCTTCCTCGGTTCACTTTTACCTAATATAATAATGGTAAGTTGCAACTTCAGTCGTGTCCTAACCTCCTTCTAGAACCATACAAGACTGCAGGAAGCCTTGCTTACACATTTAAATATGAACAATCTGAATTATTATGGAAATTAGCAATACGATATATAGTTACCGAAGGTAGCTTTCGTCAAGAGATGTAGTGATAGCAGAATTGGTATTCAGTAGTAGTACGAATTTGTAAAATTTTTCTAGCATTCCTCAAAACTATGATCTCTCAGTAGATTCTGTAACAGTAGCCAGAGCCACAACCACCAGAAATGTACCAGGATCATCATTATCCGACACAACCGCTAGTTTTTCCTGTGGGATTTGATCCAAACTTTGACCTATGTTTTGTACCGTTTCTTGTGAGGCACTGACCACATGATATCCATCATTTGTGGTTTCctcattttcatcaataatttccaacttttttcgcaaccagTTCTGGCGATATTCGAAAGTCTCTTGTATTTGACGATTTCCACCAGTTAATGAGAAAACTAGGTAACCACTGGTCACCAAGATACTCATCACCAAGATAATTGGAAAGACTACAAAAACTGCATAATTGTTAGTATTAGACGATTTGCACCATGAAAATTGTGTTACTCACCTATTGCAAAGAACATAACTAAAGATGCCAACACCAAGAATGTGAGCACCAACGGAGAAAGGGCAAACatgaaaagagagaagaaggcaGATGCAAAGAAAACCAAAGGTAAGAGTATCAAGATTAGTGGCAAGTATACAAAGATTGCAATCTAGAATATGTTAGTGAAATCAGGAATTTAACTGAGAAACGGTGATACTTACTAGTGCTCTCAACCACAAGTTCTCTTCAACCAGTTCGCAGGTGTTCAAGACTGCTCTCTttgccaaagaaaagaaaggaaCGATGTACTCTATGATAAACCTATAAAGTTAACATTCTGGCCTTGTTGATAGTAGAAATTCTGGTAAAACTTACTTGAAAAGGGAATTCGCAGTCACAGAGTTGACTGATAACTGATAGAGTATGTCTgagaagaaatagacaaCACGGGCAATAAGTTCAGATGTAGTTTCCTCTGCAGTTCTGcagaaaaattgaagagtatTGAGGTTCTCTTGAGTTTGAGCTTTTGAATCTATGGTTTGTTGTGTAGTCTTGACACTCTGAGTGGGTTTCTGGATCCTGCTAACGTGAGTGAATCTCTGAAATGAGCTGTAGAAATCGTGTTTTGCttcgttcttcttctgctcaACAACCGACGTTGAAAACATCTTATTGTATACGTTGTAGATATCAGTGTTATGGACGTAGACGTACTTGTTGTAGTGTTTGCAACAAATAGAATACTTTGCTACTGTCATCTATGAACAGTTGTATCTATCAACAGCACTATCTACTTTTGAATAGTTCAATTTGCTACCGAATAGTTCAAACTGTTCTGAATTCAAATAATAATAGCCACTAATAAACAATTGCTCAAAGGAAGCGATTTTaggaaagaaaaagttCACACTTTCAATCAGTAATAAAGTAATTGCCAAACTGATCTGTACCATTTTTTTGCAACACGATCACGTGAACGATAGGCGAAATAAAGCTAAACTGAGATGCGTTTTTGATCTGCCATTCATTTTGTGCCCGGAGGCACTGGAAAATTCAAgtattgaaattgttcCATTCACTTTCTTCAGCCTTCAACATACGAACTTGAATCTAGAATGCAATTCCTAACCGCTACAACGTTGCTTTATGTGCGGGTGATATTTCTCACCACCGTCGCCTATCTTCTTGTCAAAAACCCCGAGACTATTGGTACTTCTGGCTTCGTCATTTTGTTAGGACAAGCCATGGAAGTGCCTATTGTAGTAGCCAAGCCCGAGAATCCTTTATTGGGTGCTTTGTCGGTTATTTTTGGTTCATTGGCCTTGTCTGACTTGATTCCTTTAATGGCCAACAATCTTGAATATTTTGAAACGATAGTTCCATCCAGGTTGGCTGTATATTTCATTCTCGCAGCCTATGGGTATCTTGTCAAGGAATCGATTCTCAGTAACAACTGGATCTTCACCTATTCGTTCATTGAAAtctggttcaacttcttgatctataacaacttgaaggatgaGAAATACTacagaatgaagaagttcatcGAGGAGAATGGCGAAGCCATCCAGAAGGCTCACGATGAACAGGTGAGAGtggttgaacttgatgattAGTACACTGACAAAATGGTTAGTGTTGAGTTAAGTTGCTAGTCCCATGATATATGACAAGTTATTCGCATTAACTGCTGCATTTGTATATTAGATAGAACGTATAGCTACTTTGTATATACAGTTACTTTTGTTTATTAGATATACTAGTTTCTATATGTTTAGTTATCCATTGAcaaagttcaacaaagtcCAATCCAAGCATTCCTCAATCTCATGGaaatcgttgaagttgatctgTAGCACATTAACTCCATTAAAGTTGTTCTTAAAATCATCTTCGcacttgaacttgatgacGTTCATGTTGATGATGAGATTCACAAAGATTTCGTTGGTGGTCAACTCCAAGtcaatcttcaagtagGCGCTACGTTTACTCTTCAACACGATATTAAACTTCGATACTGGTCTTTCGATCGATTTCTGGAACGGGTTTTCTGATCTGTGTTCCAAATTGGCAAACTTGTCTACCTGCAATTTACACTCTAGACtttccttgaacttggctATCAATCGGTCGATAATGCTCTGCAtgtttttcaagttcaactcgTGTCTGATATTGCCGAGAAGTGGACGTAGTACCAATGGATGTGAATTCAGCTGTTTCCACTTCGTCAACGACGTGGGAATCTTttgcttcaacttcaagttgtatTTATAGTAACAGCACAAcatgatcttgaaaaactttAGTATCAATTGACACTTGCCATTATTGATAGAAGAGTAAGCGTTGATGTTCTGGTAGTAGTTATTCAACTCGTCATCGTTGTTCTCATCATAAACTACAGACTCAATCTCGATTATTTCATTGTTGATCTCTATAATGATCTTGTTAGAGATAATTGAAACATTGTAGTTGATCAACGTCTTTGCTTCTCGTGTCAACTGGTAGAACAAATCTTCctcaaagagaaaaaatCGGGCTTTTTCGATGTCGTTGATAATTTGATCTTTGCTGCTACTGAAATCGTTTTCAAACAAAGACTGTCCAGTAAGCATGAAGTCTCCATCGATCTCACTAAGAATCTTGATACGAATGTATCGAAACACCTTCAGTGTAAGCTTATGTGCATAATTAATGGGATTGAACGAAATTTCACCCGTCACCGTATCCTTACGTAAAATTGCTAATCCCTTATCGTGGAAATTAGACCCAGAATCACCATACCCATACTTGACTCCTATGGCTCTGGCATTGTTTAAAGGATCTCTAGTCTTAAATAGCACTTCATCATTCGTCAAGACGGAGTTAATCATGTTCCAATAGCGTCTCTCCTTCAAAACTTGTTCATTCAAGTTTTCGCTGGCTTCTCGAAACAAGCTCGTAACTTTGTGTAGAGATTCTAACTTCCAGCCATGGCCCACTTTGGGTGTCTCCTTCGGTGCTACCGACTTGTTTCtgtcatcatcgtcattttcatttgaTAAACGATCTGAATTCAATGAGCCCAACGGCACACTCTTATTGAGGTGTGGTGATATTGTCgacttggccaagttgggCTTTACTGAAGATATAAGCAAAGAGACAAAATCCAATGACAACGACGTCTCGTTTAAAGCACTATTGATGCTTTTAGACAAGTCGagcttctgtttctggaaCAACTCTACAGGATCCAGGCTCGTTTCTGCAAGTGTAGCCATCAGAATCGAGCCGTTTTCTACAGACTCATCCCCAATGTCTAGTTCTGATGCTACATCTACCTCATTGTtagcttcatcttcagctcGTGGATTGTCgatctcttcttgaagagactCCTCCGTTACATTCAAGAACGAGTTTCGCTCTA
This Scheffersomyces stipitis CBS 6054 chromosome 3, complete sequence DNA region includes the following protein-coding sequences:
- a CDS encoding predicted protein, with product MKLSIIVAVICQLGAAAMAYTISEGSIKLNDQSVFFGEFMTQEIKHLSVDSPKDKIEISLQLKEVLDKRPQQLVLVLSSVEDSALAAHFVPGFTSSSEIKFSLPASKFPEVLKIKEKLNLKLIIADPASSGKNLVKQLVEIVPTEEFRATAKYHEKPRIGYKPEIHHIFRTEDKQINAIVPLVFIGGAVVLFLALIGSWFGFIGADLYGALKYTSGGQLLFNIGFLLSLIGYEYNFVQYYLGQSIFTTLFNGALLSLPCIYAGARVLKNLSRSRHAGKF
- a CDS encoding predicted protein, whose product is MQFLTATTLLYVRVIFLTTVAYLLVKNPETIGTSGFVILLGQAMEVPIVVAKPENPLLGALSVIFGSLALSDLIPLMANNLEYFETIVPSRLAVYFILAAYGYLVKESILSNNWIFTYSFIEIWFNFLIYNNLKDEKYYRMKKFIEENGEAIQKAHDEQVRVVELDD
- a CDS encoding predicted protein, which codes for MINSVLTNDEVLFKTRDPLNNARAIGVKYGYGDSGSNFHDKGLAILRKDTVTGEISFNPINYAHKLTSKVFRYIRIKILSEIDGDFMLTGQSLFENDFSSSKDQIINDIEKARFFLFEEDLFYQLTREAKTLINYNVSIISNKIIIEINNEIIEIESVVYDENNDDELNNYYQNINAYSSINNGKCQLILKFFKIMLCCYYKYNLKLKQKIPTSLTKWKQSNSHPLVLRPLLGNIRHELNLKNMQSIIDRLIAKFKESLECKLQVDKFANLEHRSENPFQKSIERPVSKFNIVLKSKRSAYLKIDLELTTNEIFVNLIINMNVIKFKCEDDFKNNFNGVNVLQINFNDFHEIEECLDWTLLNFVNG
- a CDS encoding predicted protein produces the protein MTVAKYSICCKHYNKYVYVHNTDIYNVYNKMFSTSVVEQKKNEAKHDFYSSFQRFTHVSRIQKPTQSVKTTQQTIDSKAQTQENLNTLQFFCRTAEETTSELIARVVYFFSDILYQLSVNSVTANSLFKFIIEYIVPFFSLAKRAVLNTCESVEENLWLRALIAIFVYLPLILILLPLVFFASAFFSLFMFALSPLVLTFLVLASLVMFFAIVFVVFPIILVMSILVTSGYLVFSLTGGNRQIQETFEYRQNWLRKKLEIIDENEETTNDGYHVVSASQETVQNIGQSLDQIPQEKLAVVSDNDDPGTFSVVVASATVTESTERS